The genomic DNA CGCCAATTGGCGTGCATGAACCGCACGCCGGAATACACGGTGTACGTCGCGACAAACACCATCGCCCACATGGACGCGTATTCGAGCCCCGAGCGGTACATCGCGGCGTAGTCGGGCGCGTAGTCGATCACGAAATGTTCCGCGCCGGCGAGAAACAAAAACACGAAGATATACACCAACTGAATTACGGTCTTCGTCTTTCCGTAGACGTCGGCGGCGATCACGGTGCCGTCGCTCGCGGCAAGCAGCCGCACGCCCGTCACCAGAAACTCGCGCGCGAGGATTGCCACGATGGTCCAGCCCGGAATGATCAGGCTCTTTGCGGCGGGATTCGGGAACACACCCGGCGCCGGCGCCACCGACAACGTCATCATCATAATGAACGCCGCCATTACCAGCACCTTGTCCGCGACGGGGTCGAGCAGTTTGCCGAAGTTGGTAATCAGATTGCGTTCGCGCGCGATCTTCCCGTCGTAGTAGTCGGTAATCGTCGCCACGGTGAACACGAGATAACCGAGCCAGTAGCACCACCACCAGTCGAATGAAAGCAGCGCCACGAAGATCGGCACCATGATCA from Candidatus Hydrogenedentota bacterium includes the following:
- a CDS encoding CDP-alcohol phosphatidyltransferase family protein yields the protein MNLPNKLTLARVIMVPIFVALLSFDWWWCYWLGYLVFTVATITDYYDGKIARERNLITNFGKLLDPVADKVLVMAAFIMMMTLSVAPAPGVFPNPAAKSLIIPGWTIVAILAREFLVTGVRLLAASDGTVIAADVYGKTKTVIQLVYIFVFLFLAGAEHFVIDYAPDYAAMYRSGLEYASMWAMVFVATYTVYSGVRFMHANWRTLHMGDV